One Gossypium arboreum isolate Shixiya-1 chromosome 13, ASM2569848v2, whole genome shotgun sequence genomic window, GTCAAAATGTTAGCTTCTTGGGGTTCACTGTATTGGCTATATGGTTGGTTGCCTTGTTTTACTTATTGGGTAACACAGCAGCTGATTACTTTTGTTTTTCCTTGGAAAAGCTTTCGAGTTTATTGAAAATGTCACCAACTGTTGCTGGGGTTACTTTGTTGCCATTAGGGAATGGTGCTCCTGACCTGTTTGCTAGCATTGCTGCATTTGCAAGCAAGAATTCAAGTGAGGTTGGGATTAACAGTGTGTTAGGGGGTGCTGTGTTTGTCACTTGTGTTGTTGTTGGGATTATTTCTCTTTGTATAGCTGAAAAAAAGGTTCAAATTGATAGGTATTCCTTTGTTAGGGACATTGGTTTCTTTTTGTTCTGTTTGATTTGGCTGTTCTTGATTTTAACTGTTGGAGAGGTCACTGTTGGGACTGCATTGTTGTTTGTTTTGCTGTATTTGATTTATGTTCTTGCTGTTGCTCTTAATGAGGTTGGTAGGATAAACATTAGGGTGTTTAAGTTGAAGTATGTTACACCATTGTTGCCTGTTAGATGGTGTAGTTCATCTTCTATTGGAGATGAAGAGGGGGATTCTGTTTATGCCTCGTTGCTCGAATCCGGCTCAAAAAGTGACGTACCGTGTCTCGAGAATAGGTTGCCTCATTGGATGTGGGCATCTCAGGTGGCGATCTATTCAGATGAGCTTGAAGAGGACCCAAAATCAACGTGGGGTTGGAATGATGAGGATGAGGTCGTGTTGAAAGAACGGTCTTTGTTCTCTTGTTCTAAGTTTGTTTCGTTGCTGGAGTTTCCGTTGACACTTCCAAGACAGTTGACGATTCCTATGGTGGAAGAGCGATGGTCGAAAGGGTATGCCGTGGCTAGTGCTACGTTGGCGCCTATACTTCTTGCTTTCTTGTGGAACACTAAAGGCGATGATGCAACTCCATTAAGTCAGGAAATTGTGTACTTCATTGGTGTTACCTTCGGTGGCATACTCGGAGTTCCCGCATATCTATTCACCTCATCCGATCACCCGCCTCACCGGTTTTTGCTCCCATGGGTTTTGGGAGGATTTTTCATGAGCATAGTCTGGTTTTACATGATTGCAAACGAGCTTGTTGCTTTATTGGTGGGATTAGGTGTGATCTTTGGTATCAAACCTTCGATCCTCGGTCTAACCGTATTGGCATGGGGCAACTCAATGGGCGATTTGATGTCGGACATTGCACTTGCAATGAATGGCAGGGACAGTGTACAGATTGCCATGTCAGGGTGCTATGCCGGACCGATGTTCAACACGCTTGCCGGTTTGGGGATCTCATTGGTGCTCGGTGCATGGAATAAGAAACCTTCTCCATACATAGTTCCCAGAGATAGTAGCTTGTTTTGTACAATCGGGTTTCTAGCATTAGGCCTAGTTTGGTCCTTCATCGTGTTGCCCCGGAATGATATGCGGCCGAACAAAACACTCGGGATCGGGCTTATAATGATCTACTTAATATTTGTCATTGTTCAGGTGAGTGCATCCCTTGGTGTTTTATCAATAGGTTGGGATTGAAAACGTTATGGCCTTTGCTAGTTCAGTATTGTTATTTTTTGTGTATCCCCATTTAAAGAGCAATGGTATAGGAGGATAAATTTTGGTTAGAATCTTGTATAGCATTGGGTTTTAATAGTAATGGACTTCAACTTTATAATAAAAGTCGATAATAGCAGTAGAACGATCACAAaacaataagaaaaaaaataacaCACAAATTTTATTTAAGGATTGAAAAGTATTGTTCTAATCAGATTTAGTCCAtagattaaaattatataaaaaaaactaaaattagatttttaaaatttatgttggATAAATTACACAAGGTCATTGTATGGCATTTTCTGTCCACACCGCCTGCACCAATCGAAAGCTCTTATTTTCctcttattttccttttcttttcaatttttttttcatgaaacaacatTGAATGTTATGAATTtacgaatcaaaattcaaataacttTCTATTCCAATCTTCAACACTGACCGTTAGACCGAGTTGGATCTAATGTATGTTCTTTTATTCATCGATAAGGTATTAATCCATTGTATGTGTTCTTTTATTCATCGATAGGGTACTAATCCAATGTATCGATCGTTGAATCATTGCTTAGAGCCCAATAGCCAAACTTTTAAGAAAACAACTTAACAACTCAATTActcaaatgaaaacttttaaatagtttagtGATCATTTTATAAATTGTTTAAGTTGAATACCAAAATAcaaacttattaataatttaataattttttattatagtttACCAATTTATGTGTAGCTTGGAGGCGCCCTTTTTCTTTTCCCCAATTAAACCTTAACTTCGATTCCAAGCTTGGCATTTGCCAATCGTATCCCACAAAGGGCATAATGGTAAATTAAAAAACTCCATCCTTGAGAACTAGATGAGTTTCACTTTCATTTCTGATCAGAATTCCCGACCAAACCAAAGCCATCAATCAAAAtcttaaagaaaattttctttttctgtGTACAAAAGAAGATGCATTTGACATTAtattggggtaaaaatgtaaccCTCCtcgttgattcatggaaaaccgaTTCATGGCTAAGTTACCTCTTCACTCTACTCGCTTGTTTCCTCTTCTCTTCCTTTTACCAGTACATGGAAGACCGCCGCCTCCGTTTCCGATCCCTctcttcctcctcctcctccgccGTTCCTCTCCTCCCCAAATACCAACGCTCTGCTAAATTCGCGACGGCCGTGCTCTTCGGTGTCAACTCAGCAATTGGGTATCTCCTAATGTTGGCCTTAATGTCGTTCAACGGCGGCGTTTTCTTGGCCGTCGTTTCGGGACTAGCTGTTGGGTACTTGTTTTTCAGGCTTATCGACGATGAGGAACCATGGGTGGTGATCGACAACGCTTGCGCTTGTGCTTGATATAACTTCATTTTTACCAATATTTTTTTCTTTGTACATTATACCCCTATTTCTTGTACCTATAATCAACGTTTCATCGTGATTAGCGTTGATTATTAATGAGCTTACAAAATACgaaaattaattattgaatttactttgataaatatatatttttatttttaacatatttctCTTTATTATTTAGTGTTTCTATATTAAGATTAATAtactatttaatatttaaatttgacaTAATgttgaatttaatatttaaatcaaatattattatataattaaataaaaaatttgtgtTGATGTAAGAATTTTTCAAGTTGGACCTTCGTTGATTGATGATTAGAGATTGATTCTATTATTAGCTCGTAATTgatgcttaaaaaaaaaaaagcctatCATCATTGCTTTTGCTTTAATATTTGTATAGGATATGGTTAGACGTACATTCGGAAATCGGCGAGGGAAAAAACCATTACTCTCAAGTGCTTCCATTGGGCCGAATGGAGAGATTGCGATGCTAAACATGAGCATATGGGAAGTAAGTAGGCAGTTTCAATAGTGATGGCCCAAGCAAGGCCATATCCTCAACTGAACTAACCAAAACTCAAAACCTATGCCCATGCTTTGAATGTTATAATACTAATAGAAGAAGGGGGAAATGGGACAATGATTGTTCATTGGAGTCATGGAGAGGAAAGTCAATGTAATGAATGCAAATGCTGGCATCACCCTCTCAAACCCCTCTTCCTCAATTTCTAAGATGCACCGCAAATCTCTCTTTCAACTAAATTCATTACATAGATTTGGGATAGGTAGACATGTGGGTGGTGGAGTTGTAGTACTTTGGAAAAGAGCGTGAGGTGTGAGAGTGTGGGTTTTGTTATGGTAATGAAAGGGGGATGGAGACACTGACTTGTCTTCTCAAAATGTCGGTCTTTCTCCATCAATGCTTTCAGGACCCCACGTGTGGGCCTGCTCTCTTCCCCCTCCCTACTTTCCACTTCTTTCTtcttataattataaattaatgggTAAACTATAAGaatgtgaataaattattaataaatttatattttagttatttaattttaaaaagttataaaataatcgttaagttatttaaaatttttatttaaatcttaaaaatatttaaaaatatttatttaagtcATAGGGTTATCATGGTTTTTTTAAATAGTCtaattagtaagttttaagctacaatttaaaaattaatatccaTTAACAAAtagaataatattatttaatgaaaaaattaaaCTGTAAAAGAGATGAGAAAGGAGAGCTTTTCATTTGTGCAGGTGGTGCAAGTAAAGAATACAATACAGTAGTAACTTTAACAattcaatgacttaaatgaaaactttcaaataactcaatgactattttataactttttaaaattaagtgaccaaaatgtaaacttactaataatttagtgacttgaGATGTAAATTTacctataaaattaaatttatattgatattatattttataaaataatttaaaatatattgaaatgcatttttaaataactttataaaatatatattataatatattatttaaaatatcggACCAACTAGGAAGAAATTAAGAAACCATTTCAATGTCATAATTGAAGTTggagtaaaaatattaaataaaattcaaaatagtGCAAGTTCAagtataaacatataaaaaaaaattgtgaaaAAGGTGAGTGATTGTCCACCCCTATCCATATGATAACCGTATGAAAGTGAAGACAAAGGTTATAAAAATGGACCAACAACATGGGTGAAAAGTCAGACATGATTAGTTTCACCTATAGTGATTATGCAGGAGATCAAGATGATAAAAGAAGTAATTCAAGCTATATCTTTATGCTTGACATAGAGATTATTTCGTAGTTTTCTAAGAAGCAATCCATTATCATATTATCAAGAACAGAAGTTGAATTTATTGTTACTACAGTTCGTGCTTTTCAAGCTATTTGGCTTACAAGAATCCTTGAACAACTATAATTAAAGTCAGAAAGAGTCATTACAAATTTCTGTAATAACAACTCAACTATCAAGTTGTCAAAAAAAATCTTGTGTTGCATAAAAGAAGAAAGCATATTGATGTAAAATATTACTTTCTATGAGATCTTAGCAACGAAGGAGCAATTGAGCTAAAGTATTGCATAAGTGAGGATCAAGTTGCTGATGTATTTACCAAGCCTCTCAAGTTGGTATCATTTGTCAAGTTTAGGAAAATACTTAGCCTTAGACATCAAGTAGTAAGCATGTATTAAACTGAAAGTACACTTTCACGTTGAGGGATTATTGAGATGTTTTTGGTAAATAAAtcatccctaaaaattagggattACCAGATATGGTTGAGGTTTTTTTCgtatttaattttgttatttttaacttTGAGCTTACTAATTTTAGCTATTGTAAAGCTATAAAATGTTAGAACCATTTGGAGTTATTCATCAATTCAACAAAATCTTCTCTCATTTGAGTTAAAAGCTCGTTTTTCTCTGTTTCTCTACTTGTAAGTGCAACATAACACTCACCAATTTCGTGCCCTCACCATTGTACAAAGACTAGATCGCTCTCCCACTAAACTTCCCCCTCAAAAGCTTAACTTTGCAACTCAAGAGATTAAACTATTAATCTCTCAGTTACTCTCGATTCCCTTTAACCTACTTAAGCTTTGCAATctaatcacttttttttttataaagtaaAGCTAAAAATCAACATATGATGATAATTCTATAAGAGTCGTGGTGTAATCCAAAGTCTTTAACTATAAAAAGTGACTTTACTTGCCTACAAGAAACCAATCTTTAAGTTTTCAATTTCAACTCAATTGGTGTTCATGTTTTAAGCATTACTCATCTAATATCATGAAAAGTAAATAACCCAATACTTTTATTCTAAAATCTATCAacttttcaaaagataaatataATAAGGATAAATACCAAAACTATACATGAACTATGGTTTAATGTGCAATcgtatacatgaaattttgatttgatccaattcttgtaaattattaacacaattattgatataacttcattttatgtttatatatagcatgcataaataattatatttatcaaatataaaaataaattaaagtatttatttctttaaatatgtatgattaaataaaattaaagtttcaagtatacatttgaaccacaattagagtttcacgtgtataattacacaaaattaaagttcatgtatataattgtacattaaatcaaaatgcatgtataattttgagatttatctcatataataataaaatagtaccTGAAGTTATAACCATTATTTCCACTATAGAAACAAATACAAAAGGAGCCTTACCTTTAAATGTCTTAAACATTTTAATTAGTGAGTCTATTTTAGTTAGAGTGTgataaatttatgtataattttgagatttatcctatATAATAATGTAATAATACTATAACGTGAGataaaaagaaaactaaactATTACACTGAAAGTAAACACTGATTAATGTAATTCGATTATCATAACATTAACCcattttgatagtgtgaatttttttttttggttaaaaaagTAATAATTGGTGTACAAATATTGGGAGACAAGGGAAATTGGCACCCTCACCTCTTTGCTTGTCTCCCAACACAAAACCCTCAAGCATTGAAAACCAACCCTTGATTTTGGGACAAAAGTaatcattttattttacattatcaaataaaaaataaattcaagGAATAAATCCATTTGATATTGACCTTTCTATACAATGTTGTAAACCAAAAGTGAAATTACATGTTCCtagtattttaatttcataattaaaaagaaaaagattggTAGCTAGGTCCAAAATTAAGGGAGAGCATTTGATCTTTTAGAGTGATTCGATTTTAAAAGTATTATAGaggtttttttattatagattaaattgtattttgttttttattaaaaataggtCAATTAATTTgtgtatattaaattaaagaataaattaattatttttgttaaaaattttattcatttctaCTGTTGAAAATAAATGTGACTTGCAGTATATCTCGTGCTGATATATAGGGACAAgtttataacaataaaaatggatgaaatttttaacaaaaatggtcaattttcattttttttttagtaaatgAACTAAAATGAAATCCAACTCTTAATATAAGGGCATTTGTGTTACTTCTACCATAGTTTAgtttgtttttttaattaaattgatattaatcTACAAAACCAACTCAACCAAATTAGAATTTAAGAACCGACTTAACTAACTTTAGTTATTGGGTTGAATTATTGGCTTTaataatacatatttattttatatactataaattataaatatattttaaataattaaaaggatTTTAAATTAAGTCAAGGTTTTTcagttaaattaatataaaaattcaaaaattgataACAGGCTAAATTAACCAGCAAAATCAAATCCATAATTGAAAATGTCCAAACCAAAATAGACTAAACCAATTAAATGGATTGCACTGCCCTGCTGAAAAACCCAATGCGTTGCAGTTGACTTTGATGAAGCTTTTACATTGAATCAAAAATGGAGGAAAATGGGTGGGGGGGGGGGGTGGCATGGGGATTGGATACATGATCTTTAGCAGTGCAGGTAGCAGAGTCTGAGAAAGGGAGAAGAACAGTGAAAAGCAGTAggtttgaaaatgaaatgaaaagaagAAAGAGGGAAGGAGGGGGATGACTATTCATTCAATCATGTACTGAACTGCAACATGGAAAAATCAACTTGATTAATAGTCCCTGTAGTATCAGTATTGGGGCCTCTCATCTTCCCCCTATCATTTCATATCACACCAcatctttttaaaaaattcaattttacCATTAAACTAAATCTTTATCCACAAATACGTTAAAAGTATATTTTATGTACAGATTAAAAGTTAAAAAGATTAAAATCACAGAAGTTAAGTGAGATGGCAAATGTTTCTTCTATTGAG contains:
- the LOC108463095 gene encoding cation/calcium exchanger 4-like; translated protein: MFPSLFFVFEMEPKFRGIVRSVFALVLLFLFYNHENGFKTPFLVKPRVGFYDQSEVIHRRIMETNDTSVEVNDLAARKPKICSGLIEHKGYPSQCDYLIAHPECNPGGFFNYIKFFYCSCQNVSFLGFTVLAIWLVALFYLLGNTAADYFCFSLEKLSSLLKMSPTVAGVTLLPLGNGAPDLFASIAAFASKNSSEVGINSVLGGAVFVTCVVVGIISLCIAEKKVQIDRYSFVRDIGFFLFCLIWLFLILTVGEVTVGTALLFVLLYLIYVLAVALNEVGRINIRVFKLKYVTPLLPVRWCSSSSIGDEEGDSVYASLLESGSKSDVPCLENRLPHWMWASQVAIYSDELEEDPKSTWGWNDEDEVVLKERSLFSCSKFVSLLEFPLTLPRQLTIPMVEERWSKGYAVASATLAPILLAFLWNTKGDDATPLSQEIVYFIGVTFGGILGVPAYLFTSSDHPPHRFLLPWVLGGFFMSIVWFYMIANELVALLVGLGVIFGIKPSILGLTVLAWGNSMGDLMSDIALAMNGRDSVQIAMSGCYAGPMFNTLAGLGISLVLGAWNKKPSPYIVPRDSSLFCTIGFLALGLVWSFIVLPRNDMRPNKTLGIGLIMIYLIFVIVQVSASLGVLSIGWD
- the LOC108463524 gene encoding copper transporter 5-like — protein: MHLTLYWGKNVTLLVDSWKTDSWLSYLFTLLACFLFSSFYQYMEDRRLRFRSLSSSSSSAVPLLPKYQRSAKFATAVLFGVNSAIGYLLMLALMSFNGGVFLAVVSGLAVGYLFFRLIDDEEPWVVIDNACACA